In the Bicyclus anynana chromosome 6, ilBicAnyn1.1, whole genome shotgun sequence genome, one interval contains:
- the LOC112054357 gene encoding gem-associated protein 5: MNETIVFPSPNWFQVSGIAVSSDGWLIYGGPSKSICVLQPLNSSNNGSGNQSYQAHVVTRGHSEKIACVDISPDWPKNKFFITGSVDGSVKQWSLQSVEHAQNDVIIKSTHSLDVHQNEKEVVAGIGYSNESCVISVGVFGNIVKWDLKSNVAKTNNKFLRKFKPSCMACSPHVPFQVAVGTKQGVVFVIDLSGQGNVVYKIRAQDDDIATLSWCPQYEVLLKRSFKESIKKSNEVEKLKIKDEINPNDSGVGKNLPDDSFDESIVQEDDTFDIYKDHEPDEFGHKKFKPQDILVKVVKEKEPNDFLAECMKLKEDILKIKNESEQSVDNLVEALDKTHVDSDEDSSDTSQDDNDKPQHYKGKPRYNKAKVWDNEDLHGESSAHVQKHLLATIGSKYGSVKIWSKSGKMVACSVVASNIVNKKAKGPNCFTLLWYKPNVLLIADGKSQLVQCNPLIINWKKKIQWSVVHTLHKRGLYAIATNAPRLQSPDKSGDESSDCPPDQWRVWTAGQDRNLICYNMVTNKKVGVYNTCGGFIYTVQSCPYDAKSVAMSVGDGAVRIWEADTSEDDTKLTLGQVTSFWQNVQGKVLTLCWHPTKENLLAFATGESRVGLIDAGGKTERPARTLATALRGGIYSMCWGHEFDLYVAGGGQLVRYCVDKPDKDPVTMTVEFEGQKWSLSAVSWHSRGMLCGSDSGGVALLEPYSRELVTAAFVFSKMIHSMEWHPQQTSGSSEESPYKDLIAVSSLDKSFDIVIVEYVDKGDGLKLHKWKSLNGHTNAVLQLVWNPHKDALLLSTSHDSSIRVWDVLAGTCIAIFGRHVQSSLGATWSALPQLSSTVLSGGADCCLRVWRVEDYPPETYTEVKHEIIPKKLKKKKVKKDEENEEAPKETDLPLAAQVAARVDKKFKAPKQFLLATLHKSLTNCSALCLRKMAERLIQSEDFQQNQTNNSEKTSTKTTDEFETIEVLKPEDIKSDTDDPEAKDEEFEVNEVKETEDVYVEYWKVFGNTNDLNEMFEFEMQRHVEQGRLDSCIMLSIFRGHIDAMIQFASQRNALCPFLVSLSPCVSFKYWKDVTQLYLAQIERMVATGQRHRIGENKSYGGSVYRRAALMLSLHDLRGAVTVLVDADLFPEAYMLAKARHVDALAEEVLHAWKVDCFRNGRIEALAMCYLALGNLYKAATTLVKSNKQEFLTVAAELAKALGQDTFATHIEDKKSLIVSETPEQDPDEDLKPLPSKIDLMKHSIEIDGEDSESED; the protein is encoded by the exons atgaacGAAACTATAGTATTTCCATCTCCTAACTGGTTCCAAGTGTCTGGTATAGCAGTATCAAGTGATGGTTGGTTGATTTACGGAGGACCCAGCAAAAGCATTTGTGTTCTACAACCATTAAATTCAAGCAACAATGGATCTGGAAACCAGAGCTATCAAGCCCACGTTGTGACTAGAGGCCACTCTGAGAA GATAGCCTGTGTTGACATAAGTCCAGATTGGCCAAAGAACAAATTTTTCATAACTGGCAGTGTTGACGGCAGTGTGAAACAGTGGAGTTTGCAGAGTGTAGAACATGCTCAGAATGATGTAATCATAAAGTCTACTCACAGTCTTGATGTCCATCAAAATGAAAAGGAG GTAGTGGCAGGTATAGGATACAGCAATGAATCATGTGTAATATCAGTTGGAGTATTTGGAAATATTGTCAAGTGGGATTTGAAATCAAATGTGGCTAAAACTAATAACAAATTTCTCAGAAAATTTAAACCAAGTTGCATGGCATGCTCTCCCCATGTACCATTCCAAGTTGCTGTTGGTACCAAACAAGGTGTTGTGTTTGTTATAGACCTAAGTG gTCAAGGTAACGTTGTGTACAAAATCAGAGCGCAAGACGATGACATTGCAACTCTGTCGTGGTGTCCACAATATGAGGTGCTCCTCAAAAGATCTTTCAaagaatctattaaaaaatccaatgaagtggaaaaattaaaaatcaaagatGAAATAAATCCAAATGATTCTGGAGTGGGTAAAAATTTGCCAGATGACAGTTTTGATGAGTCAATCGTGCAAGAGGATGACACATTTGATATATACAAAGATCATGAGCCAGATGAATTTGGTCATAAAAAGTTTAAACCCCAAGACATATTAGTTAAAGTTGTTAAAGAAAAAGAGCCCAATGATTTTCTAGCAGAGTGCATGAAGCTCAAAGAAgacatattgaaaattaaaaatgaatcgGAACAGTCTGTAGATAATCTTGTTGAGGCGCTTGATAAAACCCATGTAGACAGTGATGAAGACAGTTCTGATACGTCAcaggatgataatgataaaccaCAGCATTATAAGGGTAAACCACGGTATAATAAGGCAAAAGTATGGGATAATGAGGATTTGCATGGTGAAAGTAGTGCCCATGTCCAGAAGCATCTTTTAGCTACAATTGGGTCTAAATACGG GTCTGTTAAAATATGGTCTAAATCAGGCAAAATGGTAGCCTGCAGTGTGGTTGCCAGCAACATAGTGAACAAGAAAGCTAAAGGGCCCAACTGTTTCACATTGTTGTGGTACAAACCAAATGTTCTTCTCATAGCTGACGGAAAGAGCCAACTGGTGCAGTGTAATCCATTAATCATTAACTG gaaaaagaaaatacaatggAGCGTGGTTCACACATTGCATAAGCGTGGCTTGTATGCTATAGCTACGAACGCCCCGCGCCTGCAGTCTCCGGACAAATCGGGCGACGAGTCGAGCGATTGTCCGCCTGATCAGTGGAGAGTGTGGACGGCGGGGCAGGACCGTAATCTCATTTGCTATAATATGGTGACAAATAAGAAAGTCGGTGTTTACAATACGTGCGGAGGGTTCATATACACTGTACAGTCGTGTCCATACGATGCTAAAAG CGTTGCAATGAGTGTTGGAGATGGAGCGGTCAGAATCTGGGAGGCGGATACGTCTGAGGATGACACCAAGTTGACCTTGGgacaagtgacgtcattctGGCAGAATGTTCAGGGCAAAGTGTTGACTCTATGCTGGCATCCCACTAAAGAGAACTTACTGGCGTTCGCTACTGGAGAATCGAGG GTGGGGTTGATAGACGCGGGCGGTAAGACGGAGCGGCCGGCGCGGACGCTGGCTACGGCCCTGCGCGGGGGCATCTACTCGATGTGCTGGGGCCACGAGTTCGACTTGTACGTGGCGGGCGGCGGGCAGCTCGTCAGATATTGCGTCGACAAACCCGACAAAG ATCCAGTGACAATGACAGTGGAGTTTGAGGGTCAGAAATGGTCGCTGAGCGCCGTCAGCTGGCACTCCCGCGGAATGCTGTGCGGCAGCGACAGCGGGGGGGTCGCGCTGCTGGAGCCTTACTCGAGAGAACTTGTCACTGCTGCTTTCGTGTTCAG CAAAATGATACACTCCATGGAGTGGCACCCGCAGCAAACTTCTGGTTCCAGCGAAGAGTCCCCTTACAAGGACCTGATTGCGGTCTCCTCTCTGGACAAGTCTTTCGACATAGTCATCGTGGAATATGTTGACAAAGGCG ATGGtctaaaattacataaatggaAATCGCTGAACGGTCACACCAACGCGGTGCTGCAGTTGGTTTGGAACCCGCACAAGGACGCACTGCTGCTGTCCACATCACACGACAGTAGCATAAGg GTGTGGGACGTATTGGCCGGCACGTGTATCGCCATATTCGGGCGCCACGTGCAGTCGTCACTGGGCGCCACGTGGAGCGCGCTGCCTCAGCTGTCCTCCACCGTGCTATCGGGCGGCGCGGACTGCTGCCTGAGGGTGTGGAGGGTGGAGGACTACCCGCCTGAGACATACACAG AAGTCAAACATGAAATAATCCCAAAGaagctgaaaaagaaaaaagttaaaaaagacGAAGAAAATGAAGAAGCACCGAAGGAGACCGACCTCCCCCTGGCGGCGCAGGTCGCTGCGAGGGTCGACAAGAAGTTCAAGGCCCCCAAACAGTTCCTTTTGGCCACTCTACATAAAAGCTTAACAAACTGTTCTGCTCTATGTTTAAGAAAGATGGCCGAGAGATTGATCCAATCGGAAGATTTTCAACAAAATCAAACGAATAATTCTGAAAAAACATCTACCAAAACTACTGATGAATTTGAAACAATTGAAGTTCTTAAACCTGAAGATATCAAAAGTGATACAGATGATCCCGAGGCCAAAGATGAAGAATTTGAAGTCAATGAAGTTAAAGAAACCGAGGATGTGTACGTGGAATATTGGAAGGTTTTCGGCAACACCAATGATTTGAACGAGATGTTCGAGTTTGAAA TGCAGCGTCACGTGGAGCAGGGCCGGCTCGACTCGTGCATCATGCTGTCGATATTCCGCGGCCACATCGACGCCATGATCCAGTTCGCGAGCCAGCGGAACGCGCTGTGCCCCTTCCTCGTCAGCCTGTCCCCCTGCGTGTCTTTCAA ATATTGGAAAGATGTTACTCAACTCTATTTGGCTCAAATCGAAAGAATGGTTGCTACAGGGCAGAGGCATAGAATCGGAG AGAACAAGTCGTACGGCGGCAGCGTGTACCGGCGCGCGGCGCTGATGCTGAGCCTGCACGACCTGCGCGGCGCCGTCACCGTGCTCGTGGACGCGGACCTGTTCCCGGAGGCCTACATGCTGGCCAAGGCCAG ACACGTGGACGCTTTGGCAGAGGAAGTGTTGCACGCGTGGAAAGTTGATTGCTTTCGCAACGGACGGATTGAAGCGCTGGCTATGTG ttaTTTGGCATTGGGAAACTTGTACAAGGCGGCAACTACATTGGTCAAGTCGAACAAACAGGAGTTTCTCACGGTGGCCGCGGAGCTCGCCAAAGCCCTAGGCCAAGACACCTTCGCGACACACATCGAAGACAAGAAGTCGCTGATAGTCAGCGAGACCCCAGAACAGGACCCTGATGAAGATTTGAAACCGTTGCCCTcaaaaatcgatctgatgaaaCATAGTATAGAAATAGACGGAGAAGATAGTGAAAGTGAAGACTGA